The following coding sequences lie in one Mycoplasma crocodyli MP145 genomic window:
- the ftsZ gene encoding cell division protein FtsZ: MQNLIIETINQPHKEEVEINAAQIVLKVVGVGGAGNNAIQFMNKDAYPNIDFIVANTDAQALANNNCQKKISLGSKENRGLGAGSVPEVGRKRAIESAREIEDHLKGADIVILTAGFGGGTGSGATPVIAQIAKNLGALTIAVVTTPSEYEGRKRNKVAIAELEALKSAVDSYIVVSNEKLEEIYGDFPIEDAYKVSNQNLKNIIIAIHDIIYRTGIINIDYADVRKILDNSGLTVVGLGSASGKDKAIRAVQKAFANNLYTYDVKGASRFLVNIQHDKKVTRKDISLAIKEVYKHLGVDEDDDNIEIISGHESLQEIEDIFKVSIVASGINTGLDTIASKPEAIDKVSTDTIETLQEIENFNNIQEEKTRRDIYSQQATTSEINNYAKFTETTEYNESENNNISTTKRNAMWFETD, from the coding sequence ATGCAAAACTTAATTATAGAAACCATAAATCAACCTCATAAAGAAGAAGTTGAAATCAATGCAGCTCAAATAGTCTTAAAAGTTGTTGGAGTTGGTGGAGCAGGTAATAATGCTATTCAATTTATGAATAAAGACGCCTATCCAAACATTGATTTTATAGTTGCTAATACTGATGCACAAGCACTTGCTAATAATAATTGTCAGAAAAAAATATCTTTAGGTTCAAAAGAAAATAGAGGTTTAGGTGCTGGTAGTGTTCCTGAAGTAGGAAGAAAAAGAGCAATCGAAAGTGCTCGGGAAATAGAAGATCATTTAAAAGGTGCTGATATAGTTATTTTAACAGCTGGTTTTGGTGGTGGGACAGGTTCTGGTGCTACACCAGTTATAGCTCAAATCGCTAAAAACCTTGGTGCTTTAACAATTGCAGTTGTTACAACACCATCTGAATATGAAGGAAGAAAACGTAATAAAGTTGCTATAGCTGAATTAGAAGCACTTAAAAGTGCAGTTGATTCATATATAGTAGTTTCTAATGAAAAATTAGAAGAAATTTACGGAGACTTCCCAATTGAAGATGCTTATAAAGTTTCTAATCAAAATCTTAAAAACATTATTATTGCTATTCATGACATTATATATAGAACAGGTATTATAAATATCGATTATGCTGATGTTAGAAAAATACTTGACAATTCCGGTCTTACAGTTGTAGGGTTAGGAAGTGCTTCAGGTAAAGATAAAGCAATAAGAGCAGTTCAAAAAGCATTTGCAAATAATCTATACACTTATGATGTTAAAGGTGCTTCAAGATTTTTAGTTAATATTCAACATGACAAAAAAGTTACACGAAAAGACATCTCTTTAGCTATTAAAGAAGTTTATAAACATCTTGGAGTAGATGAAGATGATGATAATATTGAAATAATTTCAGGTCATGAATCATTACAAGAAATAGAAGATATTTTTAAAGTATCAATAGTAGCAAGTGGTATTAATACAGGACTTGATACAATTGCTTCAAAACCAGAAGCGATTGATAAAGTAAGTACGGATACAATTGAAACATTACAAGAAATTGAAAATTTTAACAACATTCAAGAAGAAAAAACTCGTCGTGATATTTATTCGCAACAAGCAACAACCTCAGAAATTAACAATTATGCTAAATTTACTGAAACTACTGAATACAATGAAAGTGAAAACAACAATATAAGTACTACTAAAAGAAATGCTATGTGATTTGAAACTGATTAA
- a CDS encoding MAG3720 family protein: MNKYFLNFRLSKDFFKWVLIEDRNDNYYILKQKEVSNFSNLDEIENELSQVELIVKKYSQENLLITNVVLDDDQINNLSLRILKTEVKDIKNVIDTNTKNEILGNFNNYLLYDKNGNFKTQYYRFTTNDGIMNKEYLDFPENKVANTLNVSASLFHTPNNDDLELIKKLFSNYNFGNINYLVKTMALASHLRVSPAYNLLVDFNENYTALALIVNGVTIKYKQISFGTNNLLMKLCNQTKLTLNGTLNRIKAISKNLDVFKNIESETLDIFKNELDTLSNVFKHEINKFLKTNNIVKNIQLNNVAFSGVLAQYLTEKIELDNIDHLEKKVLDGQKSLMLFKCNDSTITGALNISNNYRKENNNQIDTLTTHFSLQPKKTMMQRIKYLFTLQKNN, encoded by the coding sequence ATGAATAAATATTTTTTGAATTTTAGACTTTCAAAAGACTTTTTTAAATGAGTTTTAATAGAAGATAGAAATGACAATTACTACATTCTTAAGCAAAAAGAAGTATCTAATTTTTCAAATCTAGATGAAATTGAAAATGAATTATCTCAAGTTGAATTAATAGTTAAAAAGTATTCTCAAGAAAATCTATTAATAACAAACGTTGTTCTTGATGATGATCAAATTAATAATTTATCATTAAGAATTTTAAAAACAGAAGTCAAAGACATTAAAAATGTTATAGACACAAATACAAAAAATGAAATATTAGGAAATTTTAACAATTACCTTTTATATGATAAAAATGGTAATTTCAAAACTCAATACTATCGTTTTACAACAAATGATGGAATAATGAATAAAGAATATTTAGATTTTCCCGAAAATAAAGTTGCAAACACACTAAATGTTTCAGCTTCACTATTTCACACACCTAATAATGATGATTTAGAACTCATAAAAAAATTATTTTCTAACTACAATTTTGGAAATATTAACTATTTAGTTAAAACCATGGCCTTAGCTTCACATCTAAGAGTTAGTCCGGCTTATAACTTATTAGTTGATTTTAACGAAAATTATACAGCTCTTGCTTTAATAGTGAATGGAGTAACCATTAAATATAAACAAATTTCATTTGGTACAAATAATTTGCTTATGAAATTGTGTAACCAAACAAAATTAACACTTAATGGTACTCTTAATAGAATAAAAGCAATTTCAAAAAACTTAGACGTCTTTAAAAATATAGAAAGTGAAACACTTGATATATTTAAAAACGAACTTGATACTTTAAGTAATGTTTTTAAACATGAAATCAATAAATTTTTAAAAACAAACAATATTGTAAAAAATATCCAGTTAAATAATGTAGCTTTTAGTGGTGTTCTAGCACAATATTTAACTGAAAAAATTGAATTAGACAATATTGATCATCTTGAAAAGAAAGTTTTAGATGGACAAAAAAGTTTGATGTTATTTAAATGCAATGATAGTACTATTACAGGAGCTCTTAACATTTCAAATAATTATAGAAAAGAAAATAATAATCAAATTGATACACTAACAACTCATTTTTCATTACAACCTAAAAAAACAATGATGCAAAGAATTAAATATTTATTTACATTACAAAAAAACAATTAA
- the rsmH gene encoding 16S rRNA (cytosine(1402)-N(4))-methyltransferase RsmH: MDKLHYSVLLNETIDSLNIKPDGIYIDLTLGMGGHSTKILEKLKSGLLIAFDKDKYALEISQKRLSQISDKFILVNSDYSKLKSELFKLNINKVDGIIADLGISSPQVDDANRGFSYNKDARLDMRMDTNQEIDAHYIVNNYSCEQLVDIFLKYADVKLAKQVAKVIEKNRPINNTLELVEIIKSAYPAAILRAKNPAKAVFQALRIEVNNELDSLKTMLDDAIELLKENSSLSIITFHSIEDRLVKHKFTELCSSKMPAKMPINEIKYFSTKQIKPSAKELLENKRSRSAKLRILTKLI, encoded by the coding sequence ATGGATAAACTTCATTATTCAGTTCTACTTAATGAAACTATTGATAGTTTAAATATAAAACCAGATGGTATATATATTGATCTAACTTTAGGAATGGGAGGACATTCAACCAAAATACTTGAAAAATTAAAATCAGGTTTATTAATTGCTTTTGATAAGGATAAATATGCTCTGGAAATTAGCCAGAAACGTCTTAGTCAAATAAGTGATAAGTTCATACTAGTAAATAGTGATTATTCAAAATTAAAATCAGAACTTTTTAAACTTAATATTAATAAAGTAGATGGTATTATCGCAGATCTTGGAATTTCATCACCTCAAGTAGATGATGCAAACAGAGGATTTAGCTACAATAAAGATGCTAGATTAGATATGAGGATGGATACAAATCAAGAAATTGATGCTCATTATATAGTTAATAATTATTCATGTGAACAACTGGTTGATATTTTTCTAAAATATGCTGATGTAAAGCTTGCAAAGCAAGTTGCGAAAGTTATAGAAAAAAATCGACCTATAAATAACACACTTGAATTAGTAGAAATTATAAAAAGTGCATATCCAGCTGCAATATTACGCGCTAAGAATCCAGCAAAAGCTGTATTCCAAGCATTAAGAATCGAAGTTAATAACGAACTAGATTCCTTAAAAACAATGCTTGATGATGCAATTGAACTTTTAAAGGAAAATTCATCATTAAGTATTATCACTTTTCATTCGATTGAAGATAGGCTTGTTAAACATAAATTCACTGAATTATGTTCTTCAAAGATGCCTGCTAAAATGCCGATTAATGAAATTAAATACTTTAGCACAAAGCAAATAAAGCCAAGTGCAAAGGAATTACTTGAAAATAAACGTTCACGTAGTGCAAAACTAAGAATATTAACTAAATTAATTTAA
- a CDS encoding division/cell wall cluster transcriptional repressor MraZ produces MFGLVERKLDDKKRIILPSSLRDGLGSCFYLTLGFDGNAELRSKAEFEKYTSFIENLNMFDRNSRILRREILGKAVEIVLDSQARFIVPKNILDALSIQKEVVFIPVGSSVELWSKEKYDEYNSSYGADEIANIAQSLSGGNK; encoded by the coding sequence ATGTTCGGATTAGTTGAAAGAAAACTTGATGATAAAAAGAGAATTATCCTACCTAGTTCGTTAAGAGATGGGTTGGGGTCATGCTTTTATTTAACATTAGGCTTTGATGGCAATGCTGAATTAAGAAGCAAAGCTGAATTTGAAAAATATACAAGTTTTATTGAAAACCTAAATATGTTTGATAGAAACTCGAGAATTCTAAGAAGAGAAATCTTGGGTAAAGCTGTTGAAATAGTTTTAGATTCACAAGCTCGCTTTATAGTTCCTAAAAACATTCTAGATGCTTTATCTATCCAAAAAGAAGTAGTCTTTATACCAGTTGGTTCTTCTGTTGAATTATGGTCTAAGGAAAAATATGATGAATATAATTCGTCATATGGTGCAGATGAAATTGCAAACATTGCACAAAGTCTCTCGGGTGGGAATAAATAA
- a CDS encoding potassium channel family protein encodes MNVKHKDDICVIGTGRFGQAIISQLLKMGKSVFIIDKDEKSAQVFADEVQRIVITDAADMRVLKSLEIDQFETVVVAVADNIEIVAALLELNIKNIIARATSKRHARVLKQIGVHVIIRPEQESGIRTALIAANDNFIKYSNNLQELDGGFVLGTTIIQNNKIVGVPLKNLGFNDRGITVVLIKRGPTSMRATGDVVLQLNDLVTLIGDVRDVTAALGWCNENKNMQ; translated from the coding sequence ATGAATGTTAAACATAAAGATGATATTTGCGTTATAGGAACAGGAAGATTTGGGCAAGCAATAATTAGCCAATTATTAAAAATGGGTAAAAGTGTTTTTATAATTGATAAAGATGAAAAAAGTGCTCAAGTTTTTGCTGATGAAGTTCAAAGAATAGTGATAACTGATGCAGCAGATATGCGTGTGCTAAAATCACTTGAAATCGATCAATTTGAAACTGTTGTTGTCGCTGTAGCAGATAACATTGAAATAGTAGCTGCTTTACTTGAATTAAATATTAAAAATATTATAGCTCGTGCAACAAGCAAGAGACATGCTAGAGTTTTAAAACAAATAGGTGTTCATGTTATTATTAGACCAGAACAAGAAAGTGGAATAAGAACCGCTTTAATAGCAGCAAACGATAATTTTATAAAATACTCAAATAATCTTCAAGAACTTGATGGTGGTTTTGTGTTAGGAACTACTATTATTCAAAACAATAAAATAGTTGGGGTTCCTCTTAAAAATTTAGGATTTAATGACCGTGGAATAACAGTGGTTTTAATAAAAAGAGGGCCTACATCAATGAGAGCAACCGGAGATGTTGTGCTTCAATTAAACGATTTAGTAACATTGATTGGTGATGTTAGAGATGTAACTGCTGCACTAGGTTGATGTAATGAAAACAAAAATATGCAATAA
- the dhaM gene encoding dihydroxyacetone kinase phosphoryl donor subunit DhaM, which yields MVNILIISHSQNLAKGVFELASEMKSSDFKFEYLGGTKEGKIGSDGDVVSQKIQSLITDNNELLIIADLGSSIMNSEMAIDFDLDDEQKKRVILAKTPFVESALISVVQAGFATSVKELYTMLLNEFPEIK from the coding sequence TTGGTAAATATTTTAATAATCTCTCATTCTCAAAATCTTGCAAAAGGTGTTTTTGAGTTGGCTTCTGAAATGAAAAGTTCTGATTTTAAATTTGAATATTTAGGTGGAACTAAGGAAGGGAAAATTGGAAGTGATGGCGATGTTGTATCTCAAAAAATACAATCATTAATTACTGATAATAATGAACTTTTAATCATTGCTGATTTAGGTAGTTCAATTATGAATAGCGAAATGGCAATAGATTTTGATTTGGATGATGAGCAAAAGAAAAGAGTTATTTTAGCTAAAACTCCATTTGTAGAGAGCGCTTTAATTTCTGTGGTGCAAGCAGGATTTGCTACAAGTGTCAAAGAACTTTATACTATGCTACTTAATGAATTTCCAGAAATTAAGTAA
- the dhaL gene encoding dihydroxyacetone kinase subunit DhaL, with the protein MTFEILVKKINEVIEQNKNYLSDLDSQIGDGDHGTNVSRALNKVVENLDSLASLPLDAKIGKCAMLLISNVGGASGPLLGTWLMAFSKKIKDQTFELKTFLDAFSFANENLKARGKTEYRNKTMYDILFAVEQATKDVKDFNEFVKKAYHAAKDENEFIKNIAARSGRASYLGERSIGVNDPGATTIYLIFELLNKEVK; encoded by the coding sequence ATGACTTTTGAGATATTAGTCAAAAAAATTAATGAAGTAATTGAGCAAAATAAAAATTATCTTTCTGATTTAGACAGTCAAATTGGTGATGGTGACCATGGAACAAATGTTTCAAGAGCACTTAATAAAGTTGTGGAAAATCTTGATAGTCTTGCATCACTTCCACTTGATGCAAAAATTGGTAAGTGTGCCATGCTCTTAATATCAAACGTAGGTGGAGCTTCAGGTCCTTTATTAGGTACGTGGTTAATGGCTTTTTCCAAAAAGATAAAAGATCAAACTTTTGAACTAAAAACATTTTTAGATGCTTTTAGTTTTGCTAATGAAAATTTAAAGGCTCGTGGAAAAACTGAATATCGCAATAAAACAATGTATGATATTTTATTTGCAGTAGAGCAAGCAACAAAAGATGTTAAGGATTTTAATGAATTTGTTAAAAAAGCATATCATGCTGCTAAAGATGAAAATGAATTTATTAAAAATATAGCAGCTAGAAGCGGGCGCGCTTCATATTTAGGTGAAAGAAGTATTGGTGTAAATGATCCTGGAGCTACAACAATATATTTAATCTTTGAATTATTAAACAAGGAAGTAAAATAA
- the dhaK gene encoding dihydroxyacetone kinase subunit DhaK yields the protein MKKLINKVENIVEEMCLGIAASHSDLVKKHPTHNIILRAKTNSKKVALISGGGSGHEPAHGGFVGEGMLDAAVAGEIFTSPTPDMVYEAIKAISSQKGTLLVIKNYTGDVLNFEMAKDMAAMDDLEVDYVVVNDDIALENSEYTIGKRGIAGTIFVHKIAGALAETGASLAEVKKVAQKVIDNLASYGMSLDGCTIPANGKKSFEIGQGEVEIGLGIHGEKGTHRESLKTADQHTEQLFNFLLKHHNPKKGQKVALMVNGLGATPLMEQYIIARKVSELAKKHQLEVVDFQVGNFMTSIDMPGFSLTMLLLDKEMESLLKAKANTPALKVVK from the coding sequence ATGAAAAAACTTATAAATAAAGTTGAAAATATTGTTGAAGAAATGTGTTTAGGAATTGCTGCTTCACATAGCGATTTAGTAAAAAAACACCCAACACATAATATCATTTTAAGAGCAAAAACAAATTCTAAAAAAGTTGCACTTATAAGTGGTGGAGGAAGTGGACATGAACCAGCACATGGTGGTTTTGTTGGAGAAGGTATGCTTGATGCAGCAGTAGCTGGAGAAATTTTTACAAGTCCAACACCTGATATGGTTTATGAAGCTATTAAAGCAATTTCATCGCAAAAAGGAACATTATTAGTTATTAAAAACTATACCGGTGATGTGTTAAATTTTGAAATGGCTAAAGATATGGCCGCAATGGATGATCTTGAAGTAGATTATGTTGTAGTTAATGATGACATAGCATTAGAAAATAGTGAATACACAATTGGTAAGAGAGGTATAGCAGGAACAATTTTTGTTCATAAAATTGCTGGAGCATTAGCCGAAACTGGTGCAAGTTTAGCAGAAGTTAAAAAAGTTGCTCAAAAAGTTATCGATAATTTAGCTAGTTATGGAATGTCGTTAGATGGCTGCACAATACCAGCTAATGGTAAAAAATCTTTTGAAATTGGACAAGGTGAAGTTGAAATAGGTCTTGGAATTCATGGAGAAAAAGGAACACACCGTGAAAGTTTAAAAACAGCAGACCAACACACTGAACAATTATTTAACTTTTTATTAAAACACCATAACCCTAAAAAAGGACAAAAAGTTGCACTTATGGTAAATGGTTTAGGAGCTACTCCATTGATGGAACAATATATAATTGCTAGAAAAGTTTCAGAACTTGCTAAAAAACACCAACTTGAAGTTGTGGACTTTCAAGTTGGAAACTTTATGACAAGTATAGATATGCCAGGATTTAGTTTAACAATGTTGTTATTAGATAAAGAAATGGAATCACTATTAAAAGCAAAAGCAAATACACCTGCTCTAAAGGTGGTTAAGTAA